The genomic DNA ATCTTATTCGGAAAATTTTTCCTCTTTACGTAAAATACGAATTATATTCTCCATTTTATGAACATCAACCCCTAATTTTGTCAAAAAAATAAACGATAGTCCTTCTACATTTTTGATAAAAGGACTATCGTTTTTTCAGTTAGAGTATTTGTATAATCGTTTAACTTTTTATTTCCTGAAGGTCTAACGTGATGAAGATGATGAAATTTCATCTCATAGCCTTTAAATGAAAAACATTATGTTTTTTATGACAATCAAGTTTATTTTTATAAATTAAACCCTTAGCTTGATGCCTCTCATATATCCAGCAGCCTAAGATTAAGTAAGAGTCCGTTCAACTAGATTTTTTCTAATATTTTTAGGAGCATCTTATTTCTCCTTGGCATATTTCACCAATTTTATTTAAAATACATCCATATGCTATTTAGTAAAATTTACGATTCGAGACGTAATTATTGCAGTAATCAAGATAATAATAGCGGTTATCAAGCCAGATTCTCCAATCCAAATCTCAGTTTGATACCCTGTACTTGCACGTGTGAAAGGTCCTTGAATAATGGCATTCCAAGTAGCATGGATGATAACCGAAGGCCAAATGCTACCTGTGATAAGTCGTAAATAAGCTATAATATAACCGAATGGTACAATACAAAGATAGATACCAAGTACTGAAAGAACGACAGATGGTCCCGCTACATATAGACCAGCAATAACTATTGGAACATGCCACGTTGCCCAAATCAATCCACTAATAAGGATGGGCCGTGAAAACTCTGCATCGACTAGCCTTGTGAGCATATAACCTCGCCAGCCCATTTCTTCTCCCAAAGCCGGGATTAAGCCAAGCAAACTTCCGAAAATGCCGCTCAATACTACTAGATAAATGAAGTTGAATGGTGCCGTTACATACTGAAGCCCAAGCATATTGTAGATCGGTTCTAAAATAAACATACCAACTTCGGGATACTGAAACCCCGCAATTCCGCTCAACCAGGCGATAGAATAAGTAATTCCACAAATAATCATAGGGATTAGCAGAGCAAAACCAATCCCTTTCCATATCTTTAAGTTACCGAGACTAAAAGATACATCTTTAAACCCTTCTTTCAGTATTATGCGAGTCAAAATAGAAGATAATGCTGGGGTAAACATATATACCACAATAAGCGGCATACTTTTCGTAATTATTACTACTACATTTAGGATAATAGAAGTAATGATTAAGATACTCAAAAAGAGTTGAAGTCCTATTTTAGCACGTTGGATTTTATCTTTATTGTGGAACGATTTTGCGTGTAATATCATTTTAATCCGCCCTTCCCCTTTCATTCACTTGTTTATCGAATTTACTTCTTGTCATTTCCACAGACACAACTTAGAATAAAAATGTTTTTGTATACAGATTCATTCATCTTTAAAATCCCTCCCCAATTTATAGTCTAGTCTTACTTACGACTCATCAATGTAATTATTATTTATAAGTTGTCATAACCGATAGTACAAAAGTGTAATGATTAGTCTATGACCTGTGTCAATTAACCTTATGACAATATGTAACTAGAAAATATGATATGGGATAGATAACAATTGAATTAAGGCAATTGATACGTGCAAGTACATGAATCAATCTTGCTTTTAAAAATAATTCAATTGGGGTGAAAAAAATGAATAAGAAAAGAATAATTGCAATGGTTAGTACAGCTTTATTAGTCACAGGATGTGGGGAAGTAGGAAACGCTCAAACGGTAGCAGTCGAAAATTCAGGTCAATCAATCCAAAAAAATATAGTTAAATCAATACAATCACAGGCTAACCCATTAAAAACGATAGATCCGTCAAAACCATTTGAGGATTTAAAACCACTTAAGAAAATGATTGGGAGCGCGCAATATGTGGGGTTAGGAGAGAATACTCATGGAAGCTCTGAAATTTTCACTATGAAATTTCGCCTTGTGAAATATTTGGTTACTGAGGTGGGTTTTACAAATTTCGCAATGGAAGAAGATTGGGGAAACGGCTTAAAGCTA from Bacillus cereus G9842 includes the following:
- a CDS encoding CPBP family intramembrane glutamic endopeptidase, producing the protein MILHAKSFHNKDKIQRAKIGLQLFLSILIITSIILNVVVIITKSMPLIVVYMFTPALSSILTRIILKEGFKDVSFSLGNLKIWKGIGFALLIPMIICGITYSIAWLSGIAGFQYPEVGMFILEPIYNMLGLQYVTAPFNFIYLVVLSGIFGSLLGLIPALGEEMGWRGYMLTRLVDAEFSRPILISGLIWATWHVPIVIAGLYVAGPSVVLSVLGIYLCIVPFGYIIAYLRLITGSIWPSVIIHATWNAIIQGPFTRASTGYQTEIWIGESGLITAIIILITAIITSRIVNFTK